One window of the Clostridium sp. MB40-C1 genome contains the following:
- a CDS encoding NAD(P)/FAD-dependent oxidoreductase: MKHELIILGAGASGITAAITAKNFGIDVALIESNNRIGKKILTTGNGRCNIANKKISLDRYHSENTDFFEPVLSSFSINDTFTFFNELGLPLVTLDEGKIYPMSLQASSVLDILREALAEKEIPVYIETKVSDIKHKNNSFKIITSTSELFECEKLLICCGGKSAPNTGSDGSGFTLAKKLGHSIVNPIPALVQLKLGYKKIKALSGIKFDGKAKILVDGESIKEDFGEILFTDYGISGPPILQLSRTASHALSKGKKPTIKVDMMNNFSSKELQDFLENHWGIFGYRNVYDSFIGIINKKIIPVLLKESGIDNIHKPCWELSWNEKLNILKLLKEWEFEITGTNGFNNSQVTAGGVNTKEIDPHTLESKIFKNVYFAGEIIDVDGDCGGFNLQWAWASGFTAAKTIASKNKNRE; this comes from the coding sequence TTGAAACATGAACTTATAATACTAGGTGCAGGAGCTTCAGGTATTACTGCTGCAATAACTGCTAAAAATTTTGGAATAGATGTGGCTTTAATAGAGTCTAATAATAGAATCGGGAAAAAAATATTAACCACTGGTAACGGAAGATGTAATATCGCTAATAAAAAAATATCCTTAGATAGATATCACAGCGAAAACACTGATTTTTTTGAACCAGTGCTAAGTTCTTTCTCTATAAATGATACATTTACCTTTTTCAATGAGCTTGGTTTGCCATTGGTAACTTTAGATGAAGGCAAAATATATCCTATGTCTTTGCAAGCCTCTTCTGTACTAGATATTTTAAGAGAAGCTTTAGCTGAAAAGGAAATTCCAGTTTATATTGAAACTAAAGTTTCAGATATTAAACATAAGAATAATTCTTTTAAAATTATAACAAGTACTAGTGAACTATTTGAGTGTGAAAAACTTTTAATTTGTTGTGGTGGGAAATCTGCTCCTAATACTGGTTCAGATGGCTCTGGATTTACTTTAGCTAAAAAACTAGGTCACAGCATTGTTAATCCAATTCCTGCCCTTGTACAGCTGAAATTAGGCTATAAAAAGATAAAAGCATTATCTGGTATTAAATTTGACGGCAAAGCCAAAATCTTAGTAGATGGAGAATCTATTAAAGAAGATTTTGGAGAAATACTTTTTACGGACTATGGTATATCTGGTCCTCCTATATTGCAACTAAGTAGAACAGCTTCTCATGCTTTATCCAAAGGGAAAAAGCCAACCATTAAGGTGGATATGATGAATAATTTTTCTTCAAAAGAACTACAAGATTTTTTAGAAAATCACTGGGGAATATTTGGTTATAGAAATGTTTATGATTCTTTTATAGGGATTATAAACAAAAAAATAATACCTGTACTTTTAAAAGAAAGCGGTATAGATAATATACATAAACCTTGTTGGGAACTAAGTTGGAACGAAAAATTAAATATTTTAAAATTACTAAAAGAATGGGAATTTGAAATTACAGGCACTAATGGTTTTAATAATTCTCAAGTAACTGCTGGTGGTGTAAATACAAAAGAAATAGATCCTCATACTTTAGAATCTAAAATTTTTAAAAATGTTTACTTTGCCGGAGAAATAATTGACGTAGATGGTGATTGTGGTGGATTTAATCTTCAATGGGCATGGGCTTCTGGGTTTACAGCTGCAAAAACTATCGCTTCAAAAAATAAAAATAGAGAATAG
- a CDS encoding pyruvate, water dikinase regulatory protein — protein sequence MLTVYAVSDSIGETAELVARASANQFRADIQVKRIPYVKSPEDVNEFINSIKEPKNATVISTVVLVEVREFLVERCIERGINIVNILGPCISTISRLIGIQPQYAPGAVWEMDEKYFKKIEAMEFAIQYDDSKNISGIKHADVVLIGLSRTSKTPLCMYLANKGIKALNIPLLPEIPIPEDLFEIDRKKIVGLTIDPIQLMEIRKHRLSKIRTAYKDIEYANVERVFEEIDFAEKLMRRLRCKTIDVTKRAIEDTALIIMKQIGHNFDYK from the coding sequence ATGTTAACAGTGTATGCGGTATCAGATTCAATAGGAGAAACTGCAGAATTAGTTGCAAGGGCTTCAGCTAATCAATTTAGAGCGGACATACAAGTAAAAAGAATACCTTATGTAAAAAGTCCGGAAGATGTTAATGAATTTATAAATAGTATAAAAGAGCCCAAGAACGCTACTGTTATTTCTACAGTGGTTTTAGTAGAAGTAAGGGAGTTCTTAGTCGAAAGGTGCATAGAAAGAGGAATTAATATAGTAAATATTCTAGGACCTTGCATAAGCACTATATCAAGATTGATAGGCATACAGCCTCAATATGCTCCGGGAGCAGTATGGGAGATGGATGAGAAGTATTTTAAGAAGATAGAAGCTATGGAGTTTGCAATTCAATATGATGATAGTAAAAATATTAGTGGAATAAAGCATGCAGATGTTGTACTGATAGGACTTTCAAGAACTTCAAAAACTCCTTTATGTATGTATTTAGCTAATAAAGGTATAAAAGCTTTAAATATTCCTTTATTGCCAGAAATACCTATACCAGAAGATTTATTTGAAATAGATAGAAAAAAGATAGTTGGACTTACTATAGATCCTATACAGCTTATGGAAATTAGGAAGCATAGATTAAGTAAAATAAGAACTGCTTATAAGGACATTGAATATGCCAATGTTGAAAGAGTATTCGAAGAAATAGACTTTGCTGAAAAGCTAATGAGAAGGCTAAGGTGTAAAACTATAGATGTAACAAAAAGAGCTATTGAAGATACAGCTTTAATAATAATGAAACAAATAGGACATAATTTCGATTACAAATAG
- a CDS encoding ATP-binding protein codes for MIKGYQSEILKMYDDIRTYEENELKKRKEDLNKKLPIISELDKKINKLCIELSISSFKDIKNREDHLKKLREQITDLRIQKSETLVSNGYDMEYLNLHYRCKKCKDTGFIGARKCDCYRQKLVSLYYKDSELSEMLKNNNFNNFKYNCYSSNRTHDGLKSPRKNIEEIVKTSMYFIETFPNTNDNLLFYGNSGTGKTFLTNCIAKELLDRGYLVIYKTAEELIKNLREIRLNNNAELEDLITNCDLLIIDDLGTEQINNFSKTELFNLLNAKLLKSKNMIVSTNYNIEELSKTYSERITSRLFGNFTLCKFYGEDIRVKVNLHRMKSL; via the coding sequence ATGATTAAAGGTTACCAATCTGAAATATTAAAAATGTATGATGATATCCGAACTTATGAAGAAAATGAACTAAAAAAAAGAAAGGAAGATCTAAACAAAAAACTTCCTATAATATCAGAGTTAGATAAGAAAATTAATAAACTCTGTATTGAATTATCTATAAGCTCTTTTAAAGACATTAAAAATAGGGAAGATCATTTAAAAAAACTAAGAGAACAAATCACAGATTTAAGAATTCAAAAATCTGAAACATTAGTATCTAACGGTTATGATATGGAATATTTAAACCTTCATTATAGATGTAAAAAATGTAAGGACACAGGTTTTATAGGAGCTAGGAAATGTGATTGTTACAGACAAAAGCTTGTAAGCCTTTATTATAAAGACTCCGAGTTAAGCGAAATGTTAAAGAATAATAATTTTAATAACTTTAAGTACAATTGCTATTCCTCAAATAGAACTCATGATGGTTTAAAAAGTCCAAGAAAAAACATTGAAGAAATAGTTAAAACTTCAATGTACTTTATTGAGACCTTTCCAAATACAAATGATAATCTACTTTTTTATGGTAACTCTGGAACTGGAAAAACATTCTTAACTAACTGCATTGCGAAAGAACTGTTAGATAGAGGATATTTAGTAATATACAAAACAGCTGAGGAACTTATTAAAAATTTAAGAGAAATTCGTTTGAACAATAATGCAGAGTTAGAGGATTTAATTACTAATTGTGACCTTTTGATTATTGATGATTTGGGTACAGAGCAAATAAATAATTTTTCTAAAACAGAATTATTTAATCTTTTAAATGCTAAACTATTAAAAAGTAAGAATATGATTGTATCAACAAACTATAATATAGAAGAACTCTCTAAAACTTATTCAGAAAGAATCACATCGAGGCTTTTTGGGAATTTTACTTTGTGTAAATTCTATGGTGAAGATATTCGGGTTAAAGTAAATCTTCATAGAATGAAGAGTCTCTAA
- a CDS encoding DnaD domain protein, translating to MTTFMFKHKDLDYTPVSNIFIDKYMPKAEGTYIKVYLLGLRYCISGELGINSESISSMLNLSEEEILIAWDYWNKEGIINITQIDSMGNYSIEFLNLIKLSNKEIPVDNLSITSELEDSSIKDMMHDIEKLLGRPLSSKEMSMYLSWQKDFNYTPEIILLLIQYSISKGKTDYRYIEKIAITWHDAKIRTIDDAQNFIKKHEDKWLNIKKILKYLGVQGNEVMKPQEQILEKWINVYKFPLDVIYRACDICFERINKADFKYIDAILNNWFKANIKTLEDIEKKDTLRSGYKKKNYYNNTRNDSFNNYEQRSYDYDELEKKLLGWDNND from the coding sequence ATGACTACATTCATGTTTAAACATAAGGATTTAGATTATACACCAGTTAGTAATATATTTATAGATAAATACATGCCTAAAGCTGAAGGTACCTACATAAAAGTATATCTTCTAGGTCTTAGATACTGTATTTCTGGTGAACTAGGAATAAATTCCGAAAGTATTTCATCTATGCTAAATTTAAGTGAAGAAGAAATTTTAATAGCTTGGGATTACTGGAATAAAGAAGGCATAATAAATATTACTCAAATAGATTCTATGGGAAATTACTCTATAGAATTTCTAAATTTAATTAAATTATCTAATAAAGAGATACCTGTAGATAACTTAAGTATTACATCTGAATTAGAAGACAGCTCTATAAAAGATATGATGCATGATATAGAAAAACTTCTTGGAAGACCCTTATCTTCTAAAGAAATGTCTATGTACTTAAGCTGGCAAAAAGATTTCAACTATACTCCTGAAATTATACTTCTTTTAATTCAATACAGCATATCTAAAGGTAAAACTGATTACAGATATATAGAAAAAATAGCCATTACTTGGCACGATGCAAAAATAAGAACTATTGATGATGCACAAAATTTCATTAAAAAACATGAAGATAAGTGGCTAAATATAAAAAAAATACTCAAATACCTAGGTGTTCAAGGTAATGAAGTAATGAAGCCTCAAGAACAAATTCTTGAAAAGTGGATTAATGTGTACAAATTTCCTCTAGATGTAATTTACAGAGCTTGCGACATCTGCTTTGAGAGAATAAATAAAGCAGATTTTAAATATATAGATGCTATCTTAAATAATTGGTTTAAAGCAAATATAAAAACTCTAGAAGATATAGAGAAAAAGGATACACTAAGATCAGGCTACAAAAAAAAGAATTATTACAATAATACACGAAATGATTCTTTTAATAATTATGAACAGCGATCTTATGACTACGATGAATTAGAAAAAAAACTATTAGGATGGGATAATAATGATTAA
- a CDS encoding MarR family winged helix-turn-helix transcriptional regulator: MENKSIKAVVNELLVDIFNDILTIEQTALKSGKLNDLSVTEVHTIAEIGMYEPRTMSEVAADLGITVGTLTASINNLVKKGYVERKRDDKDRRVVKITLTRRGKLAYRVHEKFHIDMVNESIKGLTEDDEKLLVCALGKLNEFFKDKYHITNKK; the protein is encoded by the coding sequence ATGGAAAATAAGTCTATAAAGGCAGTAGTAAATGAACTATTAGTGGATATTTTTAATGATATATTAACAATTGAGCAAACTGCTCTTAAATCAGGAAAATTAAATGATTTATCAGTTACAGAAGTGCATACTATAGCAGAAATAGGTATGTACGAGCCTAGAACTATGTCAGAAGTTGCTGCTGACTTAGGAATTACTGTAGGAACTCTTACAGCATCTATAAATAACTTAGTTAAAAAAGGTTATGTAGAAAGAAAAAGAGATGATAAAGATAGAAGAGTTGTAAAAATTACTTTAACACGTAGAGGGAAGCTTGCTTATAGAGTACATGAAAAATTTCACATTGACATGGTTAACGAGAGTATTAAGGGGTTAACAGAAGATGATGAAAAGTTATTAGTTTGTGCATTAGGAAAGCTCAATGAATTTTTTAAGGATAAATATCACATAACTAATAAAAAATAA
- a CDS encoding beta-ketoacyl-ACP synthase III — translation MYEVKIIGTGSYAPSNIVTNDDISKFVDTNNSWIVERTGIKERRISKDENTSVLATKAAKVALKSSKIAPEEIDLIIVATGSPDYFIPSTACIVQKELEAFNATCLDISAACTGFIYGINIASQFIRTGQSKTALVIGAEVLSKIIDWEDRGTCILFGDGAGAAVLKRSNEKGIISIYTGADGRGGEFLECPAVPLNNLFTETKVENKNIVTMNGREIFKFAVKIIKECVDKVLEDSGYSLEDIKYIVPHQANTRIIEAAAKRLKTDEDKFYLNLDRYGNTSGATIAIALDEMVQKGLLNKGDKIILVGFGGGLTFGAELIEWSI, via the coding sequence ATGTATGAGGTTAAAATTATTGGAACGGGGAGTTATGCACCATCTAATATAGTTACAAATGATGATATATCAAAGTTTGTAGATACAAATAATAGTTGGATAGTAGAAAGAACAGGAATAAAGGAAAGAAGAATTTCTAAAGATGAAAATACTTCTGTTCTTGCAACTAAAGCAGCGAAAGTAGCTTTAAAAAGCTCAAAAATAGCACCAGAAGAAATAGATTTAATTATAGTAGCAACGGGAAGTCCAGATTATTTTATTCCGTCTACAGCTTGTATTGTACAAAAGGAGCTTGAGGCATTCAATGCGACTTGTTTAGATATATCTGCAGCTTGTACAGGGTTTATATATGGAATTAATATTGCATCTCAATTTATTAGAACAGGTCAATCAAAAACAGCACTAGTTATAGGAGCAGAAGTATTGTCTAAAATAATTGATTGGGAAGATAGGGGAACTTGCATATTATTTGGAGATGGGGCAGGGGCAGCTGTTCTTAAAAGAAGTAATGAAAAAGGTATTATATCAATTTATACAGGTGCAGATGGTAGAGGTGGAGAGTTTTTAGAGTGCCCTGCTGTACCATTAAATAATTTGTTTACTGAAACAAAAGTAGAAAATAAAAATATAGTAACTATGAATGGAAGAGAAATTTTTAAGTTTGCTGTAAAGATAATAAAAGAATGTGTAGATAAGGTATTAGAAGACTCAGGATATAGTTTAGAAGATATAAAATATATAGTTCCTCATCAAGCTAATACACGAATTATAGAAGCTGCAGCTAAAAGACTAAAAACAGATGAAGATAAATTTTATTTAAATTTAGATCGTTATGGAAATACATCAGGAGCAACTATAGCCATTGCTTTAGATGAAATGGTTCAAAAAGGGCTTCTTAATAAAGGAGATAAGATTATTCTTGTAGGCTTTGGAGGAGGACTTACCTTTGGTGCAGAGCTTATCGAGTGGAGTATTTAA
- the acpP gene encoding acyl carrier protein → MTFERVRKVVAEHLSMNESEILLGSNFSDDLGIDSLDIFEIVMELEEEFDMEIPTEDLEDMKKIEDLVSYINSKSK, encoded by the coding sequence ATGACATTTGAAAGAGTTAGAAAGGTTGTTGCTGAGCATTTATCTATGAATGAAAGTGAAATATTATTAGGTTCAAATTTTTCTGATGATTTAGGAATAGATTCATTAGATATTTTTGAAATAGTAATGGAGCTTGAAGAAGAATTTGATATGGAAATTCCTACTGAAGATCTTGAAGACATGAAAAAAATTGAAGATTTAGTATCTTATATTAACTCAAAATCTAAATAA
- the fabK gene encoding enoyl-[acyl-carrier-protein] reductase FabK gives MANYDLFKKLGIKYPIIQGAMAWIADSSLAAAVSNAGGLGIIAGGNAPVEYVRQEIRKAKELTDKPFGVNIMLLSENAEEIAKLVCEEGVKVVTTGAGSPGKYMDMWKSHGISVIPVVASVALARRMEKNGADAVIAEGCEAGGHIGELTTMTLVPQVVDAVNIPVIAAGGIGDGRGIAAAFMLGASGVQVGTRFLVAHECIIHPNYKSKIIKAKDIDTIVTGRPTGHPVRVLRNKLARKFKELEKDASYIEEFERLGSGALAKAVRDGDTEMGSVMAGQIAGMINKEQSCNEIIQEMFNEAKKLGGYHE, from the coding sequence ATGGCTAATTATGATTTATTTAAAAAATTAGGAATAAAATATCCAATAATTCAAGGGGCAATGGCTTGGATAGCTGACAGCTCATTAGCGGCTGCTGTATCAAATGCAGGAGGACTTGGGATTATTGCAGGAGGAAATGCTCCTGTAGAGTATGTAAGACAAGAAATTAGAAAAGCTAAGGAACTTACAGATAAGCCTTTTGGCGTAAATATAATGCTATTAAGCGAAAATGCTGAAGAAATTGCTAAACTTGTATGTGAAGAAGGAGTAAAAGTTGTAACTACTGGTGCAGGCAGCCCAGGAAAGTACATGGATATGTGGAAGTCTCATGGTATAAGTGTAATTCCTGTAGTAGCATCTGTAGCTCTAGCAAGAAGAATGGAGAAAAACGGAGCTGATGCTGTTATTGCAGAAGGATGCGAAGCAGGAGGACATATTGGAGAACTAACAACTATGACACTAGTTCCACAAGTTGTTGATGCAGTAAACATACCTGTTATAGCAGCTGGAGGAATTGGAGATGGACGTGGAATAGCAGCAGCATTCATGTTAGGAGCAAGTGGAGTTCAAGTTGGAACAAGATTTTTAGTTGCTCATGAATGTATTATTCATCCAAATTATAAAAGTAAAATTATAAAAGCTAAAGATATAGATACAATAGTTACAGGAAGGCCAACAGGGCATCCTGTTAGAGTTTTAAGAAATAAATTAGCTAGAAAGTTTAAAGAACTGGAAAAAGACGCATCATATATTGAGGAGTTTGAAAGATTAGGAAGTGGAGCTCTTGCAAAAGCAGTTAGAGACGGAGATACAGAGATGGGTTCTGTTATGGCAGGACAAATAGCTGGAATGATAAATAAAGAGCAGAGCTGTAATGAAATAATACAGGAAATGTTTAATGAAGCTAAAAAGCTAGGAGGTTATCATGAGTAA